CATTGCTCAAATCTCGATTCGAATGGCGGACATCCCCGTCGATGTGCAGATTGTGCTTCACGTCATGCTGCTGATCGGATTCGGCATCAAAGCCGCGGTGTTCCCGCTCTCGTTCTGGTTGCCGGACTCCTACCCAACCGCGCCTGCCCCCGTCACGGCTGTGTTCGCCGGTTTGCTCACCAAGGTTGGTGTTTACGCGATCATCCGCACGGAGACAGTGATCTTCCCGGGTTCCGAACTCAATCCGGCTCTCCTCGTTGTCGCCCTACTCACGATGGTCATCGGCGTTCTCGGTGCAGTGGCGCAAGCAGACATCAAGAGGATGCTGTCCTTCACGCTCGTGAGCCACATCGGGTACATGATCCTCGGTGTTGCCCTCGGCAGTGCGATCGGAACGGCGGCGGCGATCTACTACATCGTCCACCACATCATCGTGCAGGCGACTCTCTTCCTCGCGGCCGGACTCATCGAACGTCAGGGCGGAACGACATCGATCACCAAACTCGGCGGACTGTTGAAGGCGTCGCCCGTCATCGCGCTCCTGTTCTTCATCCCTGCCCTCAACCTCGGCGGAATCCCGCCGTTCTCCGGATTCCTTGGCAAGCTCGCGCTGTTCCAGGCGAGCGCCGAACTCGGCACACCCCTCGCGTGGACGCTCATCGGTGCCGGCGCGCTTGTATCGCTGCTCACGCTCTACGCCCTCATGCGGGTGTGGAACCTCGCCTTCTGGCGGCCGGCCGCGGATGTCGAAGGCTACGAGTCACCGATGCTCGACAACGTTCGCGAGGCGCCGGGTGACACCGCCGTCAAGACGACCCGCAGCATTCCTCGACTGATGACGGGGGCAACCGCGGGAATGGTCATCGTTTCTGTCGCGCTCACGGTCTTTGCCGGGCCGCTCTACGGCATCAGCACACGTGCAGGCGAGAACCTCGAAGGCCCCTCCCAGTACGTCCGCCTCGTGTTCCCGACGGGCGAGGACCCGGTGGGAGGTGTCGATGACTGATCACCAGGAAACCGCGAAGCAGGTTCGGTGGCGGGTATGGCAGCAATTGCCGTTGCTTGTCGCACTGGTCGTGCTGTGGATGCTGCTGTGGGGCACGGTGAGTTGGATCAGCGTGGTGAGCGGGATCATTGTCGCCGTCGCGGTGACCCGATTCTTCTACCTGCCGCCGGTCGAACTCTCCGGTCGGTTCAATCCTTTCTGGTTCGGGGTGTTCTTGCTGCGTTTTCTCTGGGATGTCGTGCGCGCGTCCTTCCAGGTGGCGTGGCTGGCCTTCCGGCCACGCAGCGTGAGGAGCAACGCGGTCATCGCGGTCGATCTGGTGACGGCATCCGACTTCATCACAACTCTCACGGCCATCACGATCTCTCTCATCCCCGGCTCTCTCGTGCTCGAGGTCGATCGCGATCGGTCGATTCTGTATCTTCACCTGATCGGAGTTGACGACGCCGAGGGGATCGACAAGATGCGCCGCAAGGTTCTCTCCGTTGAGCGCGGAATCGTCCGCGCCATCGGTTCGCGTGCCGACGTGGAAAGGACGGGCGCATGATCGATGGCATCCTCTACGTCGTGGCCGGTGTGCTCTTTGGCGCCGGTGCGCTGCTCGCGCTCTACCGAGTGGTGAGGGGGCCGTCGATCCTCGACCGCATGATCGCGTCCGATGTGCTGCTCACGACCCTCATGCTTGTGGTCGGAGCCGAGATGGTCGTCAACGGGCACACGCGCAACGTGCCACTCATGCTCGTGCTTTCCGCGGTCGCAATCTTCGCGACGGTCGCCGTTGCGCGCTACGTCTCCAAACAGGACCGGGCGAAGGATGCTCCGCTCGATCCCGCGCGGAAGGACGCCGACTCATGACCCTCGACGACGTGCTGGACGCGATCTCCGCCGCCTTCCTCGTGCTGGGTGGGGTGCTTTCGGTGGCCGCAGGTGTCGGACTCGTGCGCTTCAACGACGCGCTCACGCGCCTTCACGCAGCAACCAAACCGCAGATCCTGGGTCTCATGTTCATCCTCGCGGCAATCGCGCTCGAAGATCGCAACTGGTCGACCCTGCTTGTGCTCGCTCCGGTTCTCGTGTTCCAGGCGCTCACCGCTCCCATCTCTGCTCACATGGTCGGTCGTGCTGGCTATCGAACGGGCAACTTTCGAGGAGATCAGTTGGTCACCGATGAGTTGGACGACGCAATCGAGCGAGCATCGAAGGAGACCGGGCCATAACGCGCCTGGTGCCCCTGGCACACGCGCTAATCTCGTAACATGCAGGAAACCCACGACCTCAAGCCGCGCTCGCGCACGGTCACCGACGGAATCGAAGCGACCACCTCCCGCGGAATGCTCCGCGCGGTAGGTATGGGTGACGCCGACTGGGACAAGCCCCAGATCGGTATTGCGAGCTCGTGGAACGAGATCACTCCGTGCAACCTTTCACTCGACCGGCTTGCCCAGGCGGCCAAGGAGGGTGTGCACTCCGGCGGGGGATACCCGCTGCAGTTCGGCACCGTCTCCGTCTCCGACGGCATCTCGATGGGACACGAGGGGATGCACTTCTCGCTCGTCTCGCGCGAGGTCATCGCCGACTCGGTCGAGGTCGTCATGCAGGCCGAGCGCCTCGACGGCTCCGTGCTCCTGGCCGGTTGTGACAAGTCGATCCCGGGCATGCTCATGGCTGCTGCTCGCCTCGACCTCGCCTCCGTCTTCCTCTACGCAGGGTCCATCGCACCCGGCTGGGTGAAGCTCTCGGACGGCACCGAGAAGGACATCACCATCATCGACTCGTTCGAGGCAGTCGGCGCCGTCAAAGCCGGCAAGATGAGCCTCGAGGACGCCAAGCGCATCGAGTGCGCTTTTGCTCCCGGCGAGGGTGCCTGCGGTGGTATGTACACCGCCAACACGATGGCCTCGGTGGCCGAGGCGCTCGGGCTTTCGCTTCCGGGTTCGGCGAGTCCGGCATCCGCCGACCGCCGCCGCGACTACTACGCGCACCGCTCTGGCGAGGCCGTTGTCGGGATGCTCGAGCGCGGCCACACCGTGCGTGACATCCTCACCAAGGAGGCGTTCGAGAACGCCATCGCGGTCGGCATGGCCCTGGGCGGCTCGACGAACATCGTGCTCCACCTCTTGGCCATCGCCCACGAGGCCGAGGTGGAACTGACTCTCGACGACTTCAACCGCATCGGCTCGAAGGTTCCGCACATCGGCGACCTCAAGCCGTTCGGTAAGTACGTCATGAACGACGTTGACCGTCACGGCGGTATCCCCGTGCTCATGAAGGCGCTGCTCGACGCCGGCCTCATTCACGGCGACTGCCTCACCGTCACCGGCAAGACGGTCGCCGAGAACCTCGCCGAGCTGAACCCGGACCCGCTCGACGGCGAGGTGCTGCGCACGCTCGACAACCCCATTCACGAGACCGGCGGCCTCACGATCCTGCACGGCTCGCTCGCTCCCGAGGGTGCGGTCGTCAAGACGGCGGGCTTCGACGCCGAGGTCTTCGAGGGCACGGCGCGCGTCTTCGAGCGCGAGCGCGCCGCACTGGATGCACTCACCGAGGGCAGCATCAACCCGGGTGAGGTTGTCGTTATCCGCTACGAGGGCCCCAAGGGCGGCCCCGGAATGCGGGAGATGCTCGCCATCACCGCGGCCATCAAGGGCGCGGGTCTCGGAAAAGATGTATTACTCTTGACGGACGGTAGATTCTCAGGCGGCACAACCGGCCTGTGCATCGGCCACATAGCTCCCGAAGCGGTGGACGCAGGTCCCATCGCCTTCGTGCGCGATGGTGATCTGATACGGGTCGATATCGCAGCTCGCTCGCTCGACCTACTGGTTGACCCGGCAGAGCTGGAAGCCCGCCGCGACGGCTGGGCACCGCTTCCTCCGCGCTATACCCGTGGCGTTCTCGCGAAGTACTCCCGTCTCGTGCACTCGGCTGCTGTCGGTGCCGTGACGGGCTGACAAGCTGATCACTCTCGACGCTTCTAAAGGAATAATTCATGTCAACCGACCAGGCCCCTCGGCCTAAGTCGACCACGCCCGAAATCCTCACCGGATCGGGCGCGATCCTCAAATCTCTCGAGCACCTCGGCATCACCGACGTTTTCGGTCTGCCGGGCGGTGCGATCATGCCGTTCTACGACGAGCTCATGGCCTCCACGGCCGTGCGTCACATCCTCGTTCGCCACGAGCAGGGAGCTGGCCACGCCGCGGAGGGCTATGCCTCATCCTCGGGCAAGGTGGGTGTCGCCATCGCGACCTCCGGCCCCGGTGCGACGAACCTCGTCACCGCGATCGCCGACGCCTACATGGACTCCGTGCCGCTCCTGGCGATCACCGGCCAGGTCTTCTCGACCTCCATGGGCACGGATGCTTTCCAGGAGGTCGACATCGTGGGCATCACGATGCCGATCACCAAGCACTCGTTCCTCGTCACCAAGCCGGAGGACGTGCCGGCCACGCTCGCCGCGGCGTACCACATCGCCACGACCGGCCGCCCAGGCCCCGTGCTCGTGGATGTGACCAAGGATGCCCAGCAGCTGAGCGCGCCGTTCATCTGGCCGCCGAAGGTTGACCTGCCGGGTTACCGCCCGGTGATCAAGGCCCACGGTAAGCAGGTCATTGCCGCCGCGCAGATGCTGCTCGAGGCGGAGAAGCCGGTGTTCTACGTCGGTGGTGGTGTGATCAGGGCGGGGGCATCCGCCGAGCTCCTCGAGCTGGCGACCCTCGTCGGTGCACCCGTTGTCACGACCCTGATGGCTCGCGGTGCCTTCCCCGACTCGAACCCGCAGCACCTCGGCATGCCGGGCATGCACGGCTCGGTGCCCGCGGTGCTCTCGCTGCAGGAATCCGACCTCATCATCTCGCTCGGTGCGCGGTTCGATGATCGCGTCACGGGCAAGCCGAGCGAGTTCGCTCCCCACGCCAAGATCGTCCACGTCGACATCGACCCGGCCGAGATCGGCAAGATCCGGGCGGCGGACGTGCCCATCGTCGGCGACGCCAAGGACGTGATCGTCGACCTCACCGCGGCGTTCACCGATGCATCCGCAGGCCAGAGTGCCAAAGGGACCGATCGTTACGCCTCGTGGTGGAAGCGACTCGACACCCTCCGTACCCAGTACCCGCTCGGCTACACGATGCCGGACGACGGTCTCCTCTCGCCGCAGCAGATCATCCAGCGCATCGGCGAGCTCAGCGGGCCGGAAGCCATCTACGCTGCCGGCGTCGGACAGCACCAGATGTGGGCAGCGCAGTTCATCAAGTACGAGCGCCCGGGCGCCTGGCTCAACTCCGGTGGAGCAGGGACCATGGGCTACGGCGTTCCCGCCGCGATGGGCGCGAAGGTCGCCAACCCGGACCGCGTGGTGTGGGCCATCGATGGTGACGGTTGTTTCCAGATGACCAACCAAGAGCTCGCGACCTGCATGATCAACAACATCCCGATCAAGGTTGCGATCATCAACAACTCGTCGCTCGGAATGGTGCGTCAGTGGCAGACCCTCTTCTATGACGGTCGCCACTCGTTCACCGACCTCAATACCGGTCATGACACCGCGATGATTCCCGACTTCGTGAAGCTCGGCGAGGCCTACGGCGCCCTGTCGATTCGCGTCACCAAGCCGGAGGAGGTCGACCCGGCCATTCAGCTCGCCCTCGAGACCAACGATCGCCCCGTGCTCATCGACTTCATCGTGAGCCGGGATGCCATGGTGTGGCCGATGGTTCCGCAGGGTGTCGGAAACTCGAGCGTGCAGTACGCACGCGACCATGCCCCCGAGTGGGAAGAGGAGTAAGCGCATGAGCCACGTCCTGTCCCTTCTCGTTGAGGACAAGCCCGGTCTGCTGACACGCGTCGCGGGCCTGTTCGCCCGCCGCGGGTTCAACATCGAATCGCTCGCCGTCGGTAAGAGCGAGATCCAAGGCCTCTCTCGCATCACTGTTGTGGTCGACGTCGAGCAGTTGCCGCTCGAGCAGGTCACCAAGCAGCTCAACAAGCTCGTCAACGTGATCAAGATCGTGGAGCTCGATCCCGCGACCGCCGTGCAGCGCGAGCACTTGCTGATCAAGGTCAAGGTCGACAACACGACTCGGTCGCAGATTCTCGAGGCGGTGAACCTCTTCCGTGCTCGCGTGGTGGATGTCTCCACCGACGCCCTCGTGATCGAGACGACCGGCGACTCCGGCAAGATCCAGGCGCTCTTGCGTGTACTCGAACCGTACGGCATCAAGGAGATCGCGCAGTCCGGCCTCCTCGCCATCGGTCGCGGTTCCAAGTCGATCACCGAGCGCGTTTTTAAGAATTAGCCCGCCTGGGCTCCACCGAGTAGATCTCACACACCACAACAAGGAGAAGCATCCACATGACCGAACTCTTCTACGACAAGGACGCCGACCTGTCGATCATCCAGGGCAAGAAGGTGGCCATCGTCGGCTACGGCTCGCAGGGCCACGCCCACGCGCAGAACCTCCGCGACTCCGGTGTCGAGGTAGCGATCGCACTCAAGGCCGGCTCGAAGTCGGCACCGAAGGCCGAGGAGCAGGGCTTCCCGGTCAAGTCGGTCGCCGACGCGGCCGAGTGGGCCGACCTCATCATGATCCTGGCACCGGACCAGTTCCAGCGCGGCATCTACGCCGAGTCGATCAAGGACAAGCTGACCCCCGGCAAGACGCTCGCCTTCGCGCACGGCTTCAACATCCGCTTCGGGTACATCGAGGCTCCCGAGGGTGTCGACGTCATCCTCGTGGCCCCCAAGGCGCCGGGCCACACGGTGCGCCGCGAGTTCGTCGCTGGCCGTGGCATCCCGGACATCATCGCCGTCGAGAAGGATGCAACGGGTTCCGCTTGGGACACCGCGCTCTCCTACGCGAAGGCCATCGGTGGTACGCGCGCCGGCGTCATCAAGACGACCTTCACCGAGGAGACCGAGACCGACCTGTTCGGTGAGCAGGCCGTTCTCTGTGGTGGTACCTCGCAGCTCGTGCAGTACGGCTTCGAGACCCTCGTCGAGGCTGGCTACCAGCCGGAGATCGCCTACTTCGAGGTGCTCCACGAGCTCAAGCTCATCGTCGACCTCATGTGGGAGGGTGGCATCGCCAAGCAGCGTTGGAGCGTCTCCGACACCGCTGAGTACGGTGACTACGTCTCCGGCCCGCGTGTGATCGACCCCCGCGTCAAGGAGAACATGAAGGCCGTGCTCGGTGACATCCAGTCGGGTGCCTTCGCCAAGCGCTTCATCGACGACCAGGATGCCGGTGCCCCCGAGTTCCGCGAGCTGCGCGCCAAGGGTGAGCAGCACCCGATCGAGTCGACGGGCCGCGAGCTGCGCGCCCTCTTCGCGTGGAAGCAGCAGGACGAGGACTACGTCGATGGTTCGGCAGCGCGCTAGTTTTCGCTGAAAGGGGCCGGGAAGTCTGACTTCCTGGCCCCTTTTTGTTGCTCGCGACTCCTCGTTGCCGTCCCCCGTTCGAGGGTAGAGCGAGTGGACCGATCTGTACCCCCACGTCTGGGGGTAGGGGGAGAGGTCAAAACCTGAATTTAACCTGTGAGCGCGGGATAACGTTGAGGTGCGCGCATCTGGGGGCGCGTTTCACGCAGTTTTCCGCAGCTATTCAAGGGGTAATTCACTATGAAGTCCATTGCCGCCATCGCGACCGCCATCGGCGTCGCCGGCATCATGACGGTCGCCGTCGCCGCACCAGCCAACGCAGAGCCGTGGGACGGTAGCGGCGTTGAGTTTGGTCTCGGTTACTGGGATTACGAGAGCTACGACGTCTCCATCAACGATGTCGACCTCATCACGGGACCTGACTCGGAGGAGTACACGGACATCTGGGACGGCATGGGTTACACCTACATCGATTCCGCTAGCCTCGGCCTCGATTTCGAGAGCGTGTACTGCGACCCGGAGGACACCGTGGATGTCAGCACCGACGCCGCGACGGGGGACCTTCTCTTCGTGTGCGCGTCCTCCAACGAAGACTTCGCTGACGCGGGCCTCGTTGTTGTCTCCGAGGTGCGAATCTACGCTGCGAGTGACCTCGTGCGTGTGACGACTTTCCTGTACAACGACACCGACGCCGAGGTCACCATCGACGAGGTCGAGTTCTACACCGACTTCGGCAGCTCGGGCCAGCTGTGGGGCTACCAGGGCCAGGATGACAGCATCCTCCCGGTGCCGGCCGCTGAGGACACCACCAGCAGCGACGCGCTTGCCGCGGCAGGTGCTCGCTGGGCCGTTCACTACAACAACTACGACGCCCCCGGCGGCGTTGCCTGGGGAAGCTCGGATGCCGCCGCTCCCGCGACCCTGAACTACATCGACGGTGACGAGTACGACGCAAGCGTGTCGTCGTTCACGATCCCCGCTGGCGACGTGCGCGCGGTCTCCTACTTCGCGCTGTGGAACCCGGCACTCCTCATCGAACTGGGCTACACCAACGAGGAGTCCGGCGTTCAGGAGCAGGCAGCGGACGCCCTCGTTCCCGCCATGGCGGAGTTCGACACCTTCTCCGGTCGCCTCACCGCTGGCCTCGAGGGTGTCAGCGTCGTCAACTGGGGTCAGGTCCAGCCGAACCCGGCGCCGGTTCCCGTTCCGCAGCCTGAGGCGCCGAAGCTCGCCGCGACCGGTTCCGAGGGTGCCATGGGCATCGCCGGAATCGCGGGTGTGCTCGTGCTTCTCGGTGCGGGTGCGGTTGCCGTGGGCATCCGTCGCCGCACTGCAGCGAACTAGTTCTCATCACACCGTAGGGGCCCTCGATGTCGGGGGCCCCTACGTTCGTTAAGGAGCCTCGGTGGGGCGCTCGAGCACAACCAGGGGGATGGTGCGCGTCGTCTTGCGCTGATACCCCGCATAGTGCGGGTGACGTTCGACGATGAGTTCCCACGCGTTCTCGCGTTCCGCTCCCTCGAGCACGCGGGCAGTGCGGGGCAGGGGCTCACCACCTTCGACCGCGACGAGAACGTTCGGATTCGCTTCGAGGTTGAGCAACCACGCGGGATGTGCATCGTCCCCGCCGCGCGAGGCCACAACAACCTCGTCACCGTGGAGGCGAAGTGGGCTCGTGAGCATGCTCGTGCGGGGTTCCCCGCTGCGGCGGCCTGTTGTCGTGAGTTCGAGCACGGGCATCCCGCGAAGGTTCCACCCGGCTCGACCCCCAGTGACCGCGATCATGGCTCGGTGGATGGCGTTCATGGTTTTCATGGAGAACGTGCTGGGCATGATGTCGAGGCTAGTGCGCGTGGCTGGCATGTCAGAGCGCGGTGCGCTCAAGACGCATACGCGACTACTATGAGCACATATCGACGCGAAAGCGGGAATTATGGACCAGTTCACCGTTCGCCAGGCTTCCGCGCTTCTGGGCGTCAGCGATGACACCGTCCGCCGATGGGCGGATGCCGGCCGACTCACTCTCACGAGTTCGGACCGGGGTCCAGCCACCATTGCCGGAACTCAGCTCGCCGCGCTTGCGCAGGAGCTCGCCGCCGCCTCGGCCATCGATGTGGCGTTCCCGCACTCGCGGGCATCCGCCCGGAATCGGATCACGGGCATCGTGACCGCGGTGACCATGGACGGTGTGATGGCGCAGGTCGAACTACAGGCGGGACCGTTCCGAGTCGTCTCGCTCATGAGTCGTGAGGCGGCGGAGGAACTGGGCCTCGAACCGGGTGTTCTCGCGACCGCCAGCGCGAAGGCCACGGTTGTTGTGGTGGAGGTGCCGTGAGGCTCAGTGCTGCCGCTGCGGGCCTTGCCACGGCACTGGTACTCACCGGTTGTGCGATGTCCGATGACGCAGCGCAGTCCGAGGAGCTCTCGGGCACACTGACGGTATTTGCGGCGGCATCCCTCACCGAGGTCTTCGATGAGATCGCCGACCGGTTCGAGGAGGAGCACCCGGATGTCACGGTGGTGCTCGGCTACGGGGGCAGCTCCGGGCTCGCCGCACAGATCGTCGAAGGCGCCCCCGTTGACGTGTTCGCCGCCGCCAGCGACGAGACCATGGACACCGTCGTTGATGGCGGCATGATCGACGTTGAGGGGGTGTTTGCCACCAACACACTCGAGATCGCAGTTCCGTCGGGCAACCCGGGGGCCGTAACCGGCCTCGCTGATTTTGCACGCCCGGAGCTGGCCATCGCCGTGTGCGCGGTCGAGGTGCCGTGTGGTGCAGCGGCAGACACGGCTTTTGACAGCGCCGGGGTGTCACCGTCGGTCGACACCTACGAGCAGGACGTCAAGGCCGTACTGACCAAGGTGAGATTGGGTGAAGTGGACGCAGGCCTCGTCTACCGCACGGACATCCTCTCGGCAGGCGACGCGGTCGACGGGATCTCGTTCGCGGAGGCGGCCGGGGCTGTCGGTTCCTATCCGATCGGCGTGCTGCGGGATGCACCTAACCTGCGCGCCGCGCTCGCCTTCGTCGAGTTCGTCGACGGCGACGTCGGAAAGGAGATTCTGAGCGATGCAGGCTTCGGACCGGCGTCGTAGGAGCCTCCTGGCGCCCGTGCTGTGGGTGCCGGCTGCGCTCGCGCTCGCCCTGCTCGGCCTCCCGCTTCTTGCGCTTGTGCTACGGGCGCCGTGGGGTCGCCTTCCCGAGTTGCTGGCCCAGACCGACGTGCTGCAGGCGCTCGCCCTCTCGCTCGGGACGGGGCTCATGTCAACGGCGATCGCGCTGGTTCTCGGC
This genomic window from Antiquaquibacter oligotrophicus contains:
- a CDS encoding Na+/H+ antiporter subunit D yields the protein MTALVPLIVLVPLIGAGSALALGKRPRAQRLVAIVALSAMVAIGSVLLFVADTQGALVVEVGGWAAPFGIVLVVDRLSALMIVVSAIVLLAVLVFSIGQGLADGDDETPVSIYYPTYMILAAGVMTAFVAGDLFNLYVGFEILLVSSYVLITLGGTEARIRAGVTYIVVSLVSSMIFLASIAMIYAAVGTVNIAQISIRMADIPVDVQIVLHVMLLIGFGIKAAVFPLSFWLPDSYPTAPAPVTAVFAGLLTKVGVYAIIRTETVIFPGSELNPALLVVALLTMVIGVLGAVAQADIKRMLSFTLVSHIGYMILGVALGSAIGTAAAIYYIVHHIIVQATLFLAAGLIERQGGTTSITKLGGLLKASPVIALLFFIPALNLGGIPPFSGFLGKLALFQASAELGTPLAWTLIGAGALVSLLTLYALMRVWNLAFWRPAADVEGYESPMLDNVREAPGDTAVKTTRSIPRLMTGATAGMVIVSVALTVFAGPLYGISTRAGENLEGPSQYVRLVFPTGEDPVGGVDD
- the ilvD gene encoding dihydroxy-acid dehydratase → MQETHDLKPRSRTVTDGIEATTSRGMLRAVGMGDADWDKPQIGIASSWNEITPCNLSLDRLAQAAKEGVHSGGGYPLQFGTVSVSDGISMGHEGMHFSLVSREVIADSVEVVMQAERLDGSVLLAGCDKSIPGMLMAAARLDLASVFLYAGSIAPGWVKLSDGTEKDITIIDSFEAVGAVKAGKMSLEDAKRIECAFAPGEGACGGMYTANTMASVAEALGLSLPGSASPASADRRRDYYAHRSGEAVVGMLERGHTVRDILTKEAFENAIAVGMALGGSTNIVLHLLAIAHEAEVELTLDDFNRIGSKVPHIGDLKPFGKYVMNDVDRHGGIPVLMKALLDAGLIHGDCLTVTGKTVAENLAELNPDPLDGEVLRTLDNPIHETGGLTILHGSLAPEGAVVKTAGFDAEVFEGTARVFERERAALDALTEGSINPGEVVVIRYEGPKGGPGMREMLAITAAIKGAGLGKDVLLLTDGRFSGGTTGLCIGHIAPEAVDAGPIAFVRDGDLIRVDIAARSLDLLVDPAELEARRDGWAPLPPRYTRGVLAKYSRLVHSAAVGAVTG
- the mnhG gene encoding monovalent cation/H(+) antiporter subunit G, yielding MTLDDVLDAISAAFLVLGGVLSVAAGVGLVRFNDALTRLHAATKPQILGLMFILAAIALEDRNWSTLLVLAPVLVFQALTAPISAHMVGRAGYRTGNFRGDQLVTDELDDAIERASKETGP
- a CDS encoding monovalent cation/H+ antiporter complex subunit F, yielding MIDGILYVVAGVLFGAGALLALYRVVRGPSILDRMIASDVLLTTLMLVVGAEMVVNGHTRNVPLMLVLSAVAIFATVAVARYVSKQDRAKDAPLDPARKDADS
- a CDS encoding nitroreductase/quinone reductase family protein, which encodes MPSTFSMKTMNAIHRAMIAVTGGRAGWNLRGMPVLELTTTGRRSGEPRTSMLTSPLRLHGDEVVVASRGGDDAHPAWLLNLEANPNVLVAVEGGEPLPRTARVLEGAERENAWELIVERHPHYAGYQRKTTRTIPLVVLERPTEAP
- a CDS encoding acetolactate synthase large subunit, yielding MSTDQAPRPKSTTPEILTGSGAILKSLEHLGITDVFGLPGGAIMPFYDELMASTAVRHILVRHEQGAGHAAEGYASSSGKVGVAIATSGPGATNLVTAIADAYMDSVPLLAITGQVFSTSMGTDAFQEVDIVGITMPITKHSFLVTKPEDVPATLAAAYHIATTGRPGPVLVDVTKDAQQLSAPFIWPPKVDLPGYRPVIKAHGKQVIAAAQMLLEAEKPVFYVGGGVIRAGASAELLELATLVGAPVVTTLMARGAFPDSNPQHLGMPGMHGSVPAVLSLQESDLIISLGARFDDRVTGKPSEFAPHAKIVHVDIDPAEIGKIRAADVPIVGDAKDVIVDLTAAFTDASAGQSAKGTDRYASWWKRLDTLRTQYPLGYTMPDDGLLSPQQIIQRIGELSGPEAIYAAGVGQHQMWAAQFIKYERPGAWLNSGGAGTMGYGVPAAMGAKVANPDRVVWAIDGDGCFQMTNQELATCMINNIPIKVAIINNSSLGMVRQWQTLFYDGRHSFTDLNTGHDTAMIPDFVKLGEAYGALSIRVTKPEEVDPAIQLALETNDRPVLIDFIVSRDAMVWPMVPQGVGNSSVQYARDHAPEWEEE
- a CDS encoding Na+/H+ antiporter subunit E, whose product is MTDHQETAKQVRWRVWQQLPLLVALVVLWMLLWGTVSWISVVSGIIVAVAVTRFFYLPPVELSGRFNPFWFGVFLLRFLWDVVRASFQVAWLAFRPRSVRSNAVIAVDLVTASDFITTLTAITISLIPGSLVLEVDRDRSILYLHLIGVDDAEGIDKMRRKVLSVERGIVRAIGSRADVERTGA
- the modA gene encoding molybdate ABC transporter substrate-binding protein: MRLSAAAAGLATALVLTGCAMSDDAAQSEELSGTLTVFAAASLTEVFDEIADRFEEEHPDVTVVLGYGGSSGLAAQIVEGAPVDVFAAASDETMDTVVDGGMIDVEGVFATNTLEIAVPSGNPGAVTGLADFARPELAIAVCAVEVPCGAAADTAFDSAGVSPSVDTYEQDVKAVLTKVRLGEVDAGLVYRTDILSAGDAVDGISFAEAAGAVGSYPIGVLRDAPNLRAALAFVEFVDGDVGKEILSDAGFGPAS
- a CDS encoding TOBE domain-containing protein; translation: MDQFTVRQASALLGVSDDTVRRWADAGRLTLTSSDRGPATIAGTQLAALAQELAAASAIDVAFPHSRASARNRITGIVTAVTMDGVMAQVELQAGPFRVVSLMSREAAEELGLEPGVLATASAKATVVVVEVP
- the ilvN gene encoding acetolactate synthase small subunit produces the protein MSHVLSLLVEDKPGLLTRVAGLFARRGFNIESLAVGKSEIQGLSRITVVVDVEQLPLEQVTKQLNKLVNVIKIVELDPATAVQREHLLIKVKVDNTTRSQILEAVNLFRARVVDVSTDALVIETTGDSGKIQALLRVLEPYGIKEIAQSGLLAIGRGSKSITERVFKN
- the ilvC gene encoding ketol-acid reductoisomerase, whose product is MTELFYDKDADLSIIQGKKVAIVGYGSQGHAHAQNLRDSGVEVAIALKAGSKSAPKAEEQGFPVKSVADAAEWADLIMILAPDQFQRGIYAESIKDKLTPGKTLAFAHGFNIRFGYIEAPEGVDVILVAPKAPGHTVRREFVAGRGIPDIIAVEKDATGSAWDTALSYAKAIGGTRAGVIKTTFTEETETDLFGEQAVLCGGTSQLVQYGFETLVEAGYQPEIAYFEVLHELKLIVDLMWEGGIAKQRWSVSDTAEYGDYVSGPRVIDPRVKENMKAVLGDIQSGAFAKRFIDDQDAGAPEFRELRAKGEQHPIESTGRELRALFAWKQQDEDYVDGSAAR